One genomic window of Tribolium castaneum strain GA2 chromosome 10, icTriCast1.1, whole genome shotgun sequence includes the following:
- the kon gene encoding chondroitin sulfate proteoglycan 4 isoform X1: MECKLFMLWLLPSFVFHLCICVDQASFYGSSHISLPFQEAKSSTDVHFRFRTLLPNALILLVAGTTDYCIVRLENGRIKININLGAGESELLSQHNFKLNDFKWHEVTITRREANLSMQVDKAPLVQKQLPGQFFELNIHYGLFIGGHGNFSEIFFGHLDNFRGCLSELSYNGVMVLEQARLRQLQSIVQRITWNCASEFEATFEQPISFVEDDAFMLLSRNFYSKEIKIQFDIKTKTTQSILFYNIGRGTKFDFFLIEIWKSNIRCIIKSESTNTEIVNNEYIADGHWHKVHVHISPTLIEISVDGKMKNEKNGHGHGFQLSENVYIGGLEVSKRSRAMSKGCKYCDATFKGCLKHIIISDVKVGLSDVTVSEGLLSGCVWHYPCGQNPCKDGSVCVQKGLDSFQCHCQEEFCVKHNFTEGYKVFSHNSLATDLELLSVEPLSVLEGQSAIVTTNNLYMILDYQKFGIKDSGINFYIVEGPMHGTIDTWPHEKKSFSLADILKDKVHYIHDGSEFYQDIVVLEVEFSPDKSFILPGYLQGRFRFSLSANIVPVNDLPLLSASESTVLRIVQGTKKPIDSDLFKVKDPDSPPEQIIYNIIKSDIGHFEHRNKEGTKINSFSQKEIEEKKIMFVHHSNSQNDSFISLQVSDGIETSPVTKIRVSVSPQYWRLENNTGLIVLHQTSAIITPFNLSFTSNVMGVDHKIQFHVVKKPSYGVIEVEKNMNVWESSEIFTNIDLKQHRVRYRHTTSKPEFDEFQFKLTLDKSSVYTFRLTFVKCSLTNVNTKSLLFLNETWEATLSSEYLSFHTQPIKTLPTSIHYVITSPPRYGYLFSSMSKYKLRSCDTFTQEDIQSQNIKYKFHQKPYSYVNDSFQFIVLSPGCKNLTHNFNIIYKPLDEVSLKVIFHSKPLIVDEGASETIDLTHLNIKSSIVTELVFNITQKPQFGVLQISSQNERNDSDFFTSKELKSRQVYYKHDGSETRHDGFLFSALSSNEQNFQYVGEFKIEINLKNDNSPVRAIDKVFHVVVGGERIVTGNDLKYSDADLDTTPAQIIYTCRESPNGNFYYVGNRTLKIKEFSQSDIDNNRILFRHKGPEYAKVRLWVTDGKFHVNGILEVQASAPFIHVHHKKKLIVQQSSLAVVTEESLSYATNVFASDIDVIFEVTSQPTSGRLVNTNNLKSLYNFTQADVVSGRVSYINEVSNSDADEIELTVRCKDAVNVAQLGVLILPSTYWEPLEIKSVNKLIVEESTSAIITKNILEISQINVPPSAIYYYITQPPENGYISTIPDSKRSDYEPSNVYYFTQDLINENRILYIQSAANQTRDKIVFNVTNGMVWQNDVTLRIEIIPEQIYLGSNNVTVNEGGVTTLSTSHLFILTDYYKSKSQVQYLQYAILQDARHGCIQIDKRCNKLNKFSHKKLLGGSISYAHDGSENLVDEIKLTAVVNQKRSNPVTLNVNVLPVNDQKPKLVNNTGLVMWEGGVEAITNSMLAAIDNDKPGDTLKYQVINSWWGSLALKSDLANSVNHFTQELINLGMIVFKNQDGREAKFTFNISDGLHTTEQYTFHIKTKPVQLQMHCRSLHIFPLQRKYITSSHLLTTISDPTRVVTYDVVTPPTLGRLMMESAETPGIYKVVSTFTQHDLNDSKVFYEHTHQFSDLYANDSFVFNVKAHLARSLHNQTLKIDISVSSGGLDAYVTIPKITVNEGGITTVPLNLSRVITFLENHAGIRSPIIHASASVPQHGVIFLQHNHNISTFTQQQLESGQVYYEHDHSDSLGDNIHFSLYLIPGYVILCNITVPISINPINDQPFNLVTPAPSLTVVQGENHTITRTELATEDADTPPSKIKYDIISGPHQGRLVLLPDRVPVTYFTQADIDNKLLVYIHNSSVLVDSFHFRVWDESFRPEFKLFNIIVLPIQINISAGLPVYLQQGSDVMFLSEKQFFIETNANQYKIRYTVKREPKRGVLYVQDAPSLVFTQNDLKNDYVMYLQTDMTAANDTFKVIGEIISGNTSVGNEVDVTIKVQPLMQIRNFTVITGEYNRLTLSVLDATPLAKLTNSNPRYTVIHLPTCIQVKKVIRSSGEKRHVLNTVITSFSHDEVQSGLIYLYVKNIELPWNGLQERLIFLLAASIFQPAVGELKLDIKSSISNEIHSTLAGPSDPAGHEGGLHFASPNMTRDYFLIVSMVAGVIILGVAVIVVIKCRSLEAEELKKEEECLQPIPLPRPPDRLLASPSPLKQHHLDGFTPPLPTALPQCKVTPLSRSELESHACYPYGVDEQHSDDWSSCEASDPTCPSKNIMLRRNQYWV, encoded by the exons ATGGAGTGTAAGTTATTTATGTTATGGTTGCTGCCCAGTTTCGTGTTCCACTTGTGTATCTGCGTCGATCAAG CGTCATTCTACGGTAGCAGTCATATCTCATTGCCATTCCAAGAAGCCAAGAGTTCCACAGATGTGCATTTTCGGTTTCGGACTCTTCTACCCAATGCCTTAATACTCCTAGTGGCAGGCACTACTGACTACTGCATTGTTAGATTAGAAAACGgcagaattaaaattaacattaacctAGGAGCCGGCGAATCAGAGCTCCTATCCCAACACAATTTCAAACTAAATGACTTCAAATGGCATGAGGTTACAATCACCAGGAGGGAAGCTAATTTGTCAATGCAAGTTGACAAGGCACCACTTGTACA GAAACAACTTCCTggacaattttttgaattaaatatcCACTATGGCCTCTTTATTGGCGGTCATGGGAACTTCtcggaaattttttttggacatCTTGACAATTTTAGAGGATGTTTATCAGAg TTAAGCTATAACGGCGTAATGGTCCTTGAACAAGCAAGGCTTCGTCAACTGCAATCAATTGTTCAACGAATAACTTGGAACTGTGCGAGCGAATTCGAAGCCACATTCGAGCAACCAATTAGTTTTGTAGAAGATGACGCATTCATGTTGCTGTCACGAAATTTTTACTCGAAAGAAATCAAAATCCAATTCGATATTAAGACAAAAACGACTCAaagtattttgttttataacatAGGACGGGGTACAAAATTCGACTTTTTCCTTATCGAAATATGGAAAAGTAATATTCGATGTATAATCAAAAGCGAATCAACAAATACAGAAATTGTAAATAACGAGTACATTGCTGATGGACATTGGCATAAGGTACATGTACATATTAGTCCAACGCTCATCGAAATTAGTGTAGatggaaaaatgaaaaacgaGAAGAACGGCCACGGACACGGCTTCCAATTAAGCGAAAACGTGTACATCGGTGGCCTGGAAGTGAGCAAACGCTCGCGCGCTATGTCCAAGGGCTGCAAATATTGCGATGCAACCTTTAAAGGCTGCCTGAAACACATTATTATATCTGACGTGAAAGTCGGACTGTCAGATGTCACCGTGAGCGAAGGGTTGCTGTCAGGGTGCGTATGGCACTACCCTTGTGGACAAAACCCGTGCAAAGACGGCAGCGTTTGCGTCCAGAAGGGTCTCGACTCATTCCAGTGCCACTGTCAAGAGGAATTTTGcgttaaacacaattttacTGAAGGATACAAAGTCTTCTCACACAATAGTCTTGCCACAGATTTAGAACTACTCTCAGTTGAACCTTTGAGTGTTCTAGAAGGCCAGAGTGCCATAGTTACCACGAATAATTTATACATGATACTtgattatcaaaaattcgGGATCAAAGATTCTgggattaatttttatatagttGAAGGACCGATGCACGGAACTATCGATACGTGGCCTCATgagaaaaaatcattttcacttgccgatattttaaaagataaggTCCATTACATACATGATGGCTCGGAGTTTTATCAAGATATTGTAGTCCTCGAAGTGGAATTCTCGCCAGATAAATCCTTTATTTTGCCAGGATATTTACAGGGTAGATTTAGATTTAGTTTATCTGCAAATATAGTCCCGGTCAATGATCTTCCGCTATTGAGTGCTTCTGAATCTACAGTTTTACGTATCGTACAG GGCACGAAAAAACCAATAGATTCGGATCTTTTCAAAGTGAAAGATCCAGATAGTCCCCCCGAGCAAATCATTTACAACATAATTAAATCAGACATTGGGCATTTCGAGCACAGGAACAAAGAAGGAACCAAAATCAATTCGTTTAGTCAAAAAGAAAtcgaagaaaagaaaattatgttCGTACATCATAGCAATTCACAAAATGATTCGTTTATTTCGTTGCAAGTCTCAGACGGGATTGAAACAAGCCCCGTGACTAAAATCCGCGTTTCTGTTTCGCCGCAATATTGGCGGTTGGAAAACAACACCGGCTTGATTGTTTTACACCAAACTTCAGCAATAATCACGCCTTTTAATTTGAGCTTTACGTCAAATGTTATGGGGGTGGACCATAAAATCCAATTTCATGTTGTCAAAAAACCGTCTTATGGCGTCAtagaagttgaaaaaaatatgaacgTTTGGGAATCATCCGAAATTTTTACCAACATTGATTTGAAACAGCATCGAGTAAGATACAGGCATACGACATCAAAGCCCGAGTTTGACGAATTTCag TTCAAACTAACTTTAGATAAATCGTCTGTATACACGTTTCGACtaacttttgttaaatgttCCTTAACAAATGTGAATACTAAGTCGTTGTTATTTTTGAACGAGACTTGGGAAGCAACTTTGTCATCTGAATATTTGTCCTTTCATACACAACCGATTAAGACATTACCAACTTCGATACACTACGTCATAACGTCACCTCCCCGCTACGGCTATCTTTTTTCTTCGATGTCGAAGTATAAATTACGATCTTGTGACACATTTACCCAAGAAGACATCCAGTcccaaaatataaaatacaagTTCCACCAGAAGCCCTACTCTTATGTTAACGATagttttcaatttattgtCTTATCTCCAGGTTGCAAAAATCTGACCCACAATTTTAACATCATTTACAAGCCGCTTGATGAAGTCTCGTTGAAAGTCATCTTCCATTCGAAACCACTAATTGTGGACGAGGGAGCAAGCGAGACGATTGATTTAacacatttaaatattaaatcgTCAATTGTGACCGAACTCGTGTTCAACATTACCCAAAAACCCCAATTTGGTGTTTTACAAATAAGTTCGCAAAATGAGCGCAACGATAGCGATTTTTTCACTTCGAAGGAACTCAAGTCGAGACAAGTTTATTATAAACACGACGGATCTGAAACTCGCCACGATGGGTTTCTTTTCAGTGCGCTTTCCTCAAACGAGCAGAACTTCCAATACGTCGGCGAAtttaaaatcgaaataaatctCAAAAACGATAACAGTCCTGTCAGGGCGATCGATAAAGTGTTCCATGTCGTTGTCGGTGGAGAACGCATTGTGACAGGGAATGACTTGAAATATTCAGACGCTGACTTAGACACGACACCTGCGCAAATTATTTACACATGTAGGGAATCACCGAATGGGAATTTTTATTACGTCGGGAATCGAAcacttaaaattaaagaattctCACAGAGTGATATCGACAATAACCGAATTTTATTTCGACACAAAGGGCCCGAATATGCCAAAGTCAGACTATGGGTGACTGATGGCAAGTTTCATGTCAATGGAATATTAGAAGTCCAAGCTTCGGCACCCTTCATCCATGTACACCACAAGAAGAAATTGATTGTGCAACAGAGCAGCTTGGCAGTTGTTACTGAAGAGAGTTTATCCTACGCTACAAATGTTTTTGCCTCCGATATTGatgtcatttttgaagttACGTCTCAACCGACTTCGGGAAGACTAGTCAATACTAATAATTTAAAG tcATTATATAATTTTACTCAAGCCGATGTTGTCTCGGGTCGGGTTAGTTACATCAATGAGGTTTCTAATTCTGACGCAGATGAAATCGAGTTGACAGTTAGGTGTAAAGATGCCGTTAATGTTGCTCAATTGGGTGTTTTGATACTACCGTCCACTTATTGGGAACCACTTGAAATCAAAAGTGttaataagttaatagttGAAGAATCAACTAGTGCAATTAtcaccaaaaatattttagag ataTCACAAATAAACGTACCACCTTCCGCAATTTATTACTACATAACGCAACCACCTGAAAACGGTTATATAAGTACAATACCTGATTCAAAACGCTCTGACTACGAACCCAGCAATGTATACTATTTTACTCAGGATTTGATAAATGAGAATCGGATTTTATACATCCAATCAGCTGCGAATCAAACTCGGgataaaatcgtttttaatgTAACAAACGGAATGGTTTGGCAAAACGACGTTACTTTACGAATCGAAATTATCCCCGAACAAATCTATTTAGGGAGTAACAATGTAACAGTAAACGAAGGTGGCGTTACCACGTTATCTACCTCACATCTTTTTATATTGACTGATTATTACAAAAGCAAATCGCAAGTACAGTATTTACAATATGCGATTTTACAAGACGCTCGTCACGGTTGTATCCAAATCGACAAAAGGTGCaataaattgaacaaattctctcacaaaaaattactcgGGGGCAGCATAAGTTACGCTCACGACGGTTCAGAGAATCTTGTTGATGAAATCAAATTAACTGCAGTTGTTAACCAGAAGAGAAGCAATCCGGTGACACTCAACGTCAATGTGTTACCGGTCAATGACCAAAAACCGAAGCTAGTCAATAATACAGGACTCGTAATGTGGGAAGGTGGCGTAGAAGCAATAACAAACTCAATGTTGG CTGCAATAGACAACGATAAACCAGGTGATACTTTAAAATATCAAGTTATAAACAGTTGGTGGGGCAGCCTGGCGCTTAAGTCAGACTTGGCAAATTCAGTCAATCATTTCACCCAAGAACTCATCAACCTAGGAATGATCGTGTTTAAAAACCAag ATGGACGCGAGGCAAAATTTACGTTTAATATAAGTGATGGATTACACACAACTGAACAATATACATTTcacataaaaacaaaaccgGTTCAGTTACAAATGCACTGTAGGTCGCTCCACATTTTCCCATTACAACGAAAATACATCACGTCGTCACATCTGCTCACAACAATCTCAGACCCGACTCGAGTTGTTACATACGATGTTGTCACACCTCCAACCCTCGGCCGTCTCATGATGGAATCGGCGGAAACGCCAGGGATTTACAAAGTCGTCTCAACTTTCACCCAACATGACTTGAACGACAGCAAAGTGTTCTACGAGCACACGCACCAATTTTCCGATTTGTACGCCAACGATTCGTTCGTTTTTAACGTCAAGGCCCATCTCGCGCGCAGTTTGCACAACCAGACTTTGAAAATCGACATATCCGTTTCTTCCGGTGGTTTGGACGCTTATGTGACCATTCCGAAGATCACGGTTAATGAAGGGGGGATTACCACCGTTCCGCTGAATTTATCCCGAGTGATTACCTTCCTTGAGAACCATGCCGGGATTCGTTCGCCGATTATTCACGCTTCGGCTAGTGTTCCCCAACATGGGGTGATCTTCCTCCAGCATAATCACAACATCAGCACCTTCACGCAACAGCAGTTGGAGTCGGGTCAGGTGTATTACGAACATGACCATTCGGACTCACTTGGGGATAATATCCACTTTTCTTTGTATCTGATTCCCGGTTATGTCATTTTGTGTAATATAACAGTGCCTATTAGTATTAATCCGATTAATGACCAACCGTTTAATTTGGTTACACCGGCCCCAAGTTTGACAGTGGTGCAAGGAGAGAACCATACGATCACTAGAACGGAACTGGCGACTGAAGACGCGGATACTCCGCCCTCGAAGATCAAGTATGATATAATTTCTGGGCCGCATCAAGGGAGATTAGTGTTGTTGCCGGATAGAGTTCCTGTGACTTATTTCACTCAAGCCGATAttgataataaattgttggttTATATACACAATAGTTCGGTTTTGGTCGATTCGTTTCATTTTCGAGTTTGGGATGAATCGTTCCGGCCTGAATTTAAGTTGTTTAATATAATCGTCTTGCCGATACAGATAAATATCTCAGCGGGATTACCTGTGTATTTGCAGCAAGGCTCAGATGTTATGTTCCTATctgaaaaacagttttttattgaaacgaATGCAAATCAATATAAAATTCGGTATACGGTGAAGCGTGAGCCGAAACGTGGGGTGCTCTACGTCCAGGATGCGCCCTCTCTGGTGTTCACCCAAAATGACTTAAAAAATGACTACGTTATGTACTTACAAACTGACATGACCGCCGCTAATGACACATTTAAAGTCATCGGCGAGATTATTTCCGGCAATACTTCAGTAGGAAACGAAGTTGATGTAACAATAAAAGTACAGCCATTGATGCAGATACGAAACTTCACAGTCATAACTGGGGAGTACAACCGACTTACATTAAGTGTTCTTGATGCTACACCTTTAGCGAAATTAACCAATAGCAATCCTCGATATACTGTCATACATTTACCGACTTGTATCCAagtgaaaaaagtaataagaAGTTCAGGCGAAAAGCGCcatgttttaaatacagtgATAACGTCGTTTAGTCATGACGAAGTACAAAGTGGTTTAATATATTTATATGTGAAAAATATCGAACTACCTTGGAACGGCCTACAGGAACGTTTAATTTTCCTACTCGCCGCTAGTATTTTCCAACCAGCGGTTGGTGAATTAAAGTTAGACATTAAGTCGTCGATTAGTAATGAAATCCACTCGACTTTAGCTGGGCCCAGTGACCCAGCCGGGCATGAAGGCGGCTTGCATTTTGCGAGTCCTAACATGACCCGAGACTATTTCCTCATTG TGAGTATGGTTGCTGGTGTGATTATACTCGGAGTTGCTGTAATCGTTGTCATTAAATGTCGCTCGTTAGAAGCTGAAGAATTGAAGAAAGAAGAAGAGTGTTTGCAACCTATACCCCTACCGAGACCTCCTGACCGGTTATTGGCGTCACCTTCGCCCCTAAAGCAGCACCATTTAGATGGATTCACCCCACCGCTACCCACAGCACTGCCACAGTGTAAAGTAACTCCACTCAGTAGAAGTGAGCTTGAATCGCATGCGTGTTACCCCTACGGTGTGGATGAGCAACATTCAGATGACTGGAGTAGTTGCGAAGCATCAGACCCAACGTGTCCCTCTAAAAACATTATGCTGCGTAGGAACCAGTATTGGGTTTAA